In Candidatus Saccharimonadales bacterium, a single window of DNA contains:
- a CDS encoding dihydrofolate reductase, protein MKTSIVGFAKNMVIGKDQDMPWGHGIKDDLRHFKETTTGHAIIMGSKTYESMGRALPNRQNIVISRKPFAAEGATVVDSLEKAYAAVDPDRETFVIGGGQIYKLAMDTIDRIIATEVQGEFDGDIFFPVIDPSIWKETSREHHNADERNNYAYDFVIYDRIRS, encoded by the coding sequence ATGAAGACAAGTATTGTTGGGTTTGCAAAGAATATGGTGATTGGCAAAGATCAAGACATGCCGTGGGGGCATGGAATCAAAGATGATCTGCGTCATTTTAAAGAGACAACTACTGGTCATGCGATTATCATGGGAAGTAAAACCTATGAGTCCATGGGTCGGGCTCTACCCAACCGACAAAATATTGTTATTTCTAGAAAACCTTTTGCAGCCGAGGGCGCGACAGTCGTTGATAGCCTCGAAAAAGCGTATGCGGCGGTTGATCCCGACCGGGAAACATTCGTTATTGGCGGCGGCCAGATTTATAAGCTGGCGATGGATACAATTGATAGGATTATTGCAACCGAAGTTCAGGGTGAATTTGATGGTGACATTTTTTTTCCTGTTATTGATCCGTCGATTTGGAAAGAGACGTCTCGTGAACATCATAATGCAGACGAAAGGAATAATTACGCATATGATTTTGTCATATACGACCGAATAAGGAGTTGA